The Microbacter sp. GSS18 genome has a segment encoding these proteins:
- a CDS encoding RyR domain-containing protein produces the protein MSRRRSRVLLRAAIIVVAVLCAAVLVMLGVAALQPESVPPPPWSQFWEPTSWAVITVATALACLLGWLVSLPGARRYGTRRLVAIGILGTSAVGLAFVSYVECAADAVPFWSPLTWALELFLGVVPEVFGVVEGCAAEPPLALLAARMLVIATVGIGFAAAVAVLFRSQLDVLRMRRSGSRVVVDGPLDVTLPAAERVRTRLDERTMVVVRADPNDPPPPHPRHPGIVVLRWSETPDVALRIFSLRTRVLRGDRIALRGLFLLGPVAGTNLSRFEHLDSRLRAVRGGRPQHIRAVVRIDDVWVAEFWRRRQVDRPGWALDAVGVYEATAEALVSRWMDDGCDRVAVHGGSDLVLAIAAEAAQRARERAARRRPGPPPPRVVIVGADASSLLRRHTLHQRAFGNAGADVEALDDADAEHGLVTALAGAASPAVMIAPAEDAPVLSPSEIAAAHPGWPVYAQVAEGGPIPDEPVMERLYPFAAAIGDLGRPDRWERVARVAHENFLDDHGVDPANPGRRPWDQLDEFYRDSNIRLVRETLSSAVAVGRTWGPVPPGADPDDTDPTEAQLDEMARREHESWRARHLAAGWRHGSRRDDARRTHPLLVPWEELGETGRAKTRRAVLDALGLLRAMGYASRPAMGDEQSGGPEWRTYRRRGEVRAERVDESWTWTTSTGSAMQALPGDWRVRDGEREWSVRPPEFADMYENSGEGRFRRRGAVRATRVAEPQTVQTLEGAAHAEDGDWIVEGENGERWVVPDEHFRRAYESG, from the coding sequence ATGAGCCGACGGCGCTCCAGGGTGTTGCTTCGCGCCGCGATCATCGTCGTTGCGGTGCTGTGCGCGGCCGTGCTGGTGATGCTCGGCGTCGCCGCGCTCCAGCCGGAATCGGTGCCTCCGCCGCCGTGGTCGCAGTTCTGGGAACCCACGTCGTGGGCGGTGATCACCGTCGCCACGGCTCTCGCGTGCCTCCTGGGCTGGCTCGTGTCGCTGCCGGGCGCGCGCCGCTACGGCACGCGGCGGCTGGTCGCGATCGGGATCCTGGGCACCTCCGCCGTGGGGCTGGCGTTCGTGTCGTACGTCGAGTGCGCCGCCGACGCGGTGCCGTTCTGGAGTCCGCTGACGTGGGCGCTGGAGCTGTTCCTCGGCGTCGTGCCGGAGGTCTTCGGCGTCGTCGAGGGGTGCGCCGCCGAGCCGCCGCTGGCGCTGCTGGCCGCGCGCATGCTCGTCATCGCAACGGTGGGCATCGGCTTCGCCGCCGCCGTGGCGGTCCTCTTCCGCTCGCAGCTGGACGTGCTGCGCATGCGTCGCTCGGGCTCGCGCGTGGTGGTCGACGGCCCGCTCGACGTCACGCTGCCCGCCGCGGAGCGCGTGCGCACGCGGCTCGATGAGCGCACGATGGTCGTGGTGCGCGCCGACCCGAACGACCCGCCGCCGCCTCACCCGCGGCACCCGGGAATCGTCGTGCTGCGATGGTCGGAGACGCCCGACGTGGCGCTGCGCATCTTCTCCCTGCGCACGCGCGTGCTGCGGGGGGACCGCATCGCACTGCGCGGTCTGTTCCTGCTGGGCCCCGTCGCCGGCACGAACCTCAGCCGCTTCGAGCACCTGGACTCGCGGCTGCGCGCCGTGCGGGGCGGACGACCGCAGCACATCCGGGCCGTCGTCCGCATCGACGACGTGTGGGTGGCCGAGTTCTGGCGCCGTCGGCAGGTCGACAGGCCCGGCTGGGCGCTGGATGCCGTGGGCGTATACGAGGCGACCGCCGAAGCGCTCGTGTCGCGGTGGATGGACGACGGCTGCGACCGCGTCGCCGTCCACGGCGGATCCGACCTGGTGCTGGCCATCGCGGCCGAGGCGGCCCAGCGCGCCCGCGAGAGGGCCGCGCGGCGCCGGCCCGGCCCGCCGCCGCCGCGCGTCGTGATCGTCGGAGCGGATGCCTCGTCGCTGCTGCGACGGCACACGCTGCATCAGCGGGCATTCGGCAACGCGGGGGCGGATGTCGAGGCGCTGGACGACGCCGACGCCGAGCACGGGCTGGTCACCGCGCTCGCCGGAGCCGCGTCTCCCGCGGTGATGATCGCCCCCGCCGAGGACGCTCCCGTGCTCAGCCCGTCCGAGATCGCGGCCGCGCACCCCGGCTGGCCGGTCTACGCGCAGGTCGCCGAGGGCGGTCCGATCCCGGACGAGCCCGTCATGGAGCGGCTCTACCCGTTCGCCGCGGCGATCGGCGACCTCGGGCGCCCCGACCGCTGGGAGCGGGTGGCGCGCGTCGCACACGAGAACTTCCTGGACGACCACGGCGTCGACCCGGCGAACCCCGGCCGCCGGCCGTGGGATCAGCTGGACGAGTTCTACCGCGACAGCAACATCCGGCTCGTGCGCGAGACGCTGTCGTCCGCGGTCGCCGTCGGCCGCACCTGGGGCCCGGTGCCGCCGGGCGCCGATCCCGACGACACGGATCCGACGGAGGCCCAGCTCGACGAGATGGCGCGGCGTGAGCACGAATCCTGGCGGGCCCGGCACCTCGCGGCCGGATGGCGGCACGGCAGCCGGCGGGACGACGCGCGGCGCACGCATCCGCTGCTGGTGCCGTGGGAGGAGCTCGGCGAGACCGGCCGCGCGAAGACGCGTCGCGCCGTGCTCGACGCACTCGGGCTGCTGCGGGCCATGGGCTACGCATCGCGTCCGGCGATGGGCGACGAGCAGTCGGGGGGCCCGGAGTGGCGCACGTACCGCCGCCGCGGGGAGGTCAGGGCGGAGCGCGTCGACGAGTCGTGGACCTGGACGACGTCGACGGGGAGCGCGATGCAGGCGCTGCCCGGCGACTGGCGCGTGCGCGACGGGGAGCGGGAGTGGTCGGTGCGGCCGCCGGAGTTCGCCGACATGTACGAGAACTCGGGCGAGGGCCGCTTCCGCCGCCGCGGGGCGGTGCGTGCGACGCGCGTCGCCGAGCCGCAGACGGTGCAGACCCTGGAGGGCGCCGCGCACGCGGAGGACGGCGACTGGATCGTCGAGGGCGAGAACGGCGAGCGCTGGGTCGTGCCCGACGAGCACTTCCGCCGCGCGTACGAGTCCGGCTGA
- a CDS encoding NUDIX domain-containing protein translates to MSGVVHVSAAVVVADDGRALVVRKRGAQVFQQPGGKPDPGEDALAAVVREVAEETGIVAEPSSFEPLGRFSDAAANEPGHRVVADAFRLRVGAGTAIAGGEIEELRWLAETDVDDAPLAPLSRNHLIRFAWR, encoded by the coding sequence GTGAGCGGCGTCGTCCACGTCAGCGCGGCGGTCGTGGTCGCCGACGACGGCCGGGCGCTCGTGGTCCGCAAGCGGGGCGCACAGGTGTTCCAGCAGCCGGGCGGCAAGCCGGACCCCGGCGAGGACGCCCTCGCGGCCGTCGTGCGCGAAGTCGCCGAGGAGACCGGGATCGTCGCCGAGCCGAGCTCGTTCGAGCCGCTCGGACGCTTCAGCGACGCCGCGGCGAACGAGCCCGGACACCGGGTCGTCGCCGACGCGTTCCGCCTCCGCGTCGGCGCGGGGACCGCGATCGCCGGTGGCGAGATCGAGGAGCTGCGGTGGCTGGCCGAGACCGACGTCGACGACGCTCCGCTGGCTCCGCTCAGCCGAAACCACCTCATCCGCTTCGCCTGGCGCTGA